ACACAGAGGTTTGGGGTCTACGTTAGCAGCAGAGCTCAAACCCAACTCCCTCACTGTTGGGTCTGGGGacagagcacagagccctgactGAGCCAGGATGGAAACCTTGTTCCACAGCAAAGTTCCTGTGTCCTCACCTGGGCCCAGGATCTGCTTCCAAAGGCTGCACTTGGCACCCAGGTCCCGGACCTGACAGCAGTACCCACTGCCCGATGTCCCCCGTCCCCAGCCCCCAATCTTGGGGGACAGTGCCAGCCTTCTGGAGGAAGCCAGAGAAGGGGTTCCCTGTGCTGTCCCCTCCCCCTTGTTACCAGAGAGCCACTACCCCTGTGAATGGAGTGGGATCTGTGGCACTCTGCCGCCCTGTCATATCCCCTGCCAAGGCCCCGTGACATACCCAGCTGCAAAGAGCATGTGACTAGGCTGCCGCCCTGGCCCCTCTAGAAAGCAGCAGCTCCGGGGAACTGGTGGCAGGACTGTATTTGTCCCCTCTGCCATCAGTGTGGGGTAGGGAGGGCCCAGGGTTAGGAGGCAAGGTGGTTACTGGATACATTTCAGGAGTGGCTGCGTGCTGCAGACCTGGGCAAACCTGGAATTCTCTCCATGGGGGCCCAAGGGCAGGGCCAAGTGCccttgctgtggctcagagccagGACCCTGGGCAGCTGGCTGCGGCCCCAGGTGGGAGCGTCACAGACTCCACTGTCTCTGTGGTAGTGTCCCGGGCCAGGACCATGTGGATGGGCAGATCCTGAGCCAGTTGCGCACTCTGACAGAGGAGGAAGAGGCAGAGGAGGTTGGGGCCAGCTTGCCCACAGGGCCTGTCTTCCCTGGGATGGGCTCTGAGGAACTGCGGCTGGCCTCTTTCTATGACTGGCCACCTACTGCTGGGGTTCAGCCTGAGGCACTGGCTGCTGCTGGCTTCTTCCACACAGGTGAGTCCTGGGGGTCTTCCTGCTGCGGGTCTCTGCCAGCCCCAGGGCTCTGCCCACCCCCACAGGGAGTGCTGGCCCACCAAGGGGGTGACTGCACCCCTTCCATGGCTCTCTCCTCACACCTGCCCCTCCCTGGAGTCAGTAAGAACCTAAGATACTGGGGGAGGGCTTGCTCTGCCCTGCAGCATCAAAGACCGTGAGGCCGCCTGGCTGTGGCCATACCTGGCCAGGTAGGCCTACAGGCACCTATGCTCCTCAGAGGTTCCCACTGCTCCAGAGCTCCAGCACCCTTGGCAATAAGAGTGACCCGTACCCTTTATTCCAGGGCAATAGAGGCTTAGAGGACAAAATCGGGAAGTGGCCCATGCAGGTAGTGGTCATCCTGGCTGCCTCTCATCTTGTGGGAAATTTCCACAGGCTGGCACCAGGGCCCAACTCCACAAAAGTTTCCCAAAGTGCCAGTTTTCCTCTAGGCATGGGCCACCTCTGTGGCTCCAGCTGCACCTCACCTGAAACTGCTCAGGTTCAGCCTCAGGTCTGCCCCTGCCCAGATGAGGACAGCCAGCAGGCTCCACGGGGGCTTGGTTAGTGGGGGCCCAGCCAGGATCATTGTCACAGGTGGGGTTGCAGGACCTGGGTCCTTCCTTACCTGGGTGCTGTCCAGTAAGAGGCCAAACTGACTTAAGGGAGTTGGACCCTGGGCGGGGAGGATCAGTGTTGGGCCAATCACCTGAGAAGGGGCCTCCTGAAGTCAGCAGGTAGAGGTGGGGGAGGCCCTGGGGCGACGTTTGTTGGATATACCTGCAGAAGCCCCATGTGGTCTCTGCAGCGGGTGCCACAAGGCTCATCTGCTCATAGTGAGGGGAGTGGCCAGCAGGGGTAGGCGAGATACACATGGGCCCCTAAAACCAAGACTGGCACCAGACTGGCATTTAAGGGGCTGGCCCCCTTCCTCCTGCCACTGGGAATCTTTCCTGGCTGCTGGGGTTCCCTGACTCTCCTGGGCCACAGCTATTGTGGGCCGTCCCCCTGCCAGTCCCTCTCTGAACAATGTGGATGCCAGCTCAACTCTTTCCTGAATGTTCTGGCCTCCTGATAGTCGCCCCAGGCATTGTCCTCTAGAGGTACCCATGAAATAACAGTAGATTCCTGCGGCACCCTGCCCCTTCTTGTTAACTTCCTGGCAGGAAAGACTCCTGGGGGCCCCAAGCCCCACCTAAGTTTCACAGCCCCGAGAGGACCCCCAGGGTTACCAGGTGGGAGGGATCCTGGCCAAGTGCCAGGGCTGGGGCCAGCATTTCTCCAACACCCAGGCCAGCAGGACAAAGTAAGGTGCTTCTTCTGCTACGGGGGTCTGCAGAGCTGGGAGTGTGGGGACGACCCCTGGACCGAGCACGCCAAGTGGTTCCCCAGGTAACACCCTATGGGGAGTCCAGGTCTGATGACagggtcagggtgggaaggacctcAACGAACTCTGTCCAGCCAAGACAAGGACTGGCCCCAGCTCCTCATCTCCTCCAGTCCCAGGGCATGGGTACCCTGGAAGGGTGGCCGACATCCGATTTTTCACAGTAGGGCCTCTCTGGAAGGGCTACTGGGGCAGAAATTCTCCCACTTGTGCTCCTCCGAGCCTGTCTCCCAGGCTGACGTCCCAGCAAGTGCCTGACTGGCAAGAATGCCAACTGCCTGCTACGGAGCACGGTGGGATTGTCAGGAACAGAAAGCACAACCCTGGCCCCAAGAGGCTCCTCGGGTTAGGCTTGACAGTGGCACTCCAACACTCTGTCCCTGACCTGGCTCAAACTTACTTCAGGTGCCAATTCCTGCTCCGGTCAAAAGGAAGGGGCTTTGTCCGCAGTGTCCAGGAGGCCTACTCCCCGCTGCTCGGCTCCTGGGTAAATTCAGTCTCTTCCTGGGGCTGGGTGGGTGGGGATCCCCTGCCCTGCTCCCTCAGGGCACGGGTGTTCTCCTACAGGACCAGTGGGAGGAACCAGAAGACGCCGCCCCCTCAGGTGAGAGCTGACCTGTGGCCCAAGCTGCTCCCAGCACCCACAGCCTGTGGTGTGGCAAGGCTAAAGGTGTCCCTACCCTGCCGGACAGGTGTGTCCAGGGCTCTAGGTGAGGCCATGGCTTCCCCTTGCCACCATGGAGCAGAAGTCATTGGCCAAGCCCAGGTGCCCATGGGGCAGGGGTATGAGGGTCTCCAGACCCTGTCCCTTCTACTGGCCAACTCTGATCACAGGCAAGTAGCTTTGTCTGAGCCTCAGCGCTCTGAGCTGTGACATGAGGACAGCCTTAGCCTCTTTGGGTCCATGGGATGCTCTGGTGCACTGCATGGTGCACTGCATGATGCACCAGAGTGCTCTGTCCATGGCGATCGTGGTGATGAGTTCACGGTCCTCCACTCTGACAGGAGTACCCTGGGAACTCCCCAGCCTAAGAGTGACCCTTCACTGCACCTCATCCAAACCCAGACCCCACCTAGGCTTTGGTCAAGCGTAGTAGGAGACCACTGGCCTTTCTCCAGGACCTTGAGGCCCTAGCCCCACCTGCTCTCTGCCTTGCAGGTGCCAGGGGTGGCCAGGAGTGGTCAGAGAGGAGCCAGTGCCCAGATGTGTCTACCAGCATGTCCTCATCACATCTAGTGGCCAACCTGCTCCAGGAAGAAAATGGGGACCAAGTGGCAAGGTCCAGAGGTACCTCCAGCCCTCTGGACACTATCTTCCCCTCCTGTCCCTGTCCTTGCTTATCCCTCTGGACACTGCCTGCCTCCACCTCACTAAGGGGCTGGACAGGCAAAGCGCCCAAATTCTTGGTGGCCCCTTCAGAAAGTCTCTGGCCTCAGGCTCATCACTCTTGAGAGTAGCAAGGTCCCCCCAGAGTCAGGCTTTCTGCTCTCCTGATCAGAACTGGACCTCTTTGGCTACTGGACCCCTTGGGGGCTAGGCCTCAAGCCCATTCCGAACTGCCCACAGCTCCTGTCCATGAGGGCCCTGAGCTGCTCATGCCCAGAAGAGAGGCCCAGCCTGAAGGTGCCAGGGAGCCAGGTGCAACCCGGGTCCTCTGGGGTGGGGGCTGGGCGGGGGGCGGGGCAGAGGGTTCCTGTGGGGCTGGTCTATCCCAGGCCTCCTGGTCTCAGGCCCAGACAGCCAGACTGCAGTCAGCCATAGAGGGTGGGGCTCCTGTCACAGGTCTGTCCCCCCAGGGAGTCAGTCCTGAAGGTGCTGGGGGTGGGTTCTGAGCCTCCAGGAGCCAGCGACATGCAGGAGCAGCTGCAGCGGCTGTGGGAGGAGAGGAGGTGCAAGGTATGCCTGGACAGAGCCGTGTCCGTGGTCTTCGTGCCCTGTGGCCACCTCGTCTGTGCAGAGTGCGCCCCCAGCCTGCAGCTGTGTCCCATCTGCAGGGCAGCCATCCGCAGCTGTGTGCGCACC
This region of Callospermophilus lateralis isolate mCalLat2 chromosome 3, mCalLat2.hap1, whole genome shotgun sequence genomic DNA includes:
- the Birc7 gene encoding baculoviral IAP repeat-containing protein 7, with the translated sequence MSVTDVGRWERHRLHCLCGSVPGQDHVDGQILSQLRTLTEEEEAEEVGASLPTGPVFPGMGSEELRLASFYDWPPTAGVQPEALAAAGFFHTGQQDKVRCFFCYGGLQSWECGDDPWTEHAKWFPRCQFLLRSKGRGFVRSVQEAYSPLLGSWDQWEEPEDAAPSAPVHEGPELLMPRREAQPEGAREPGASDMQEQLQRLWEERRCKVCLDRAVSVVFVPCGHLVCAECAPSLQLCPICRAAIRSCVRTFLS